The DNA sequence cattcatcattgtcggGAAAAGATATTCGTCAAATCCATCCATTATTAGGTGAATCATTTcccttatttacttaaatgtcatttattgttatttattgctaattacacctccattattgctcacactttaaaaatattttgtaCTTCTTGTTATCAACCCTTTACGGGATTTGTCCCCATCTCTCACACGTTTTTAAGATTGGTATCTAGAGTTATTACCTTTAACTAGATTTAACACTttattacataaatttaatagtttagcagaaagttacactttttggtcaaacaagaATGAATTAAATCATATGCATAAATTATATGTTAAAATCAACAAATAGTGAATCTAAAttcatattttaaaagtataaacGGTTTAATACAAATGGCTGAGATAGTTCTGACATGTTAAGAGAAGAAGCATTGATACTCCTGTTAGGAGATGTGAGAGTTTGGCCATAGAGAGTTTGAGAAAAggtcgaggtaggcctaagaagtaatggggagaggtgattagacaggacatggcgctgcttcagctcactgagtacatgacccttgataggagggtgtggaggtcgaggattaagatAGAAGGTTAGTGGGTAGTTTTTAGTGTTCATCGATAGTCTTAGTAGCACGCATGTCCCTTCTtattcttagatttttattacGTTATGTGGTTTTGTTCGCCTCAGGTATTGTATTCCTTGTTGCTATTATTTAGTACTACTTATCCTTTatctctccctttttcttttctcttccttctttcttccttcattgctttcctcttcttcttcttaccCTTCCTGAGCTGATGATCTATtggaaacaacttctctacctGCATTaagtagaggtaaggtctgcgtacagactATTCTCCCCATACCTCACTTGTTGGGAATATACTGAGTTTATTGTTGTTATAATACTAAAAACGTTAAAtattgaacccataaaatttaattCATAAATCGGACTCCGGTTCTCTCTACCCACCCATCTTCCCTAAACAatcatttttattttactttctacTACTATTAACTTAATGGTCAGTTTGGTAAGATGGTTCATCTTCAACCTACAAAATATGTGTGAAATGGGATTGAACAAAAAGAAGCATTGAAGCGTGTGACTTCAACTTTTAGTAAAGTAAATGTAAACAATAGAAAGACAGATTCAAAATCTAGTAAAGAGAAAAATTTAACTTTGAAAAAGGACACAGGAGTTGTAAGAGAAGTAAATGTATTTAATAAGATGGGACACAATATCTGGCGTTCCAACAACAATagaaaattaaactaaaaatgacATAAATTAACATGACATAATTAATGAAACAGACGACCTCAACGACAAACTAAATTGCCACTTTATTGAAACAAAAAAGGAACAATGGTGGAAAATGGAAATGATCCAAGACACTTCAAGCAACACAGTAAGGCCAAAGCTCTTCCTCAGCTGCAGCAGATTCTGCGCCAACCCCAACAATGTTCTCATCATTGCAATAGTAATAGCCACCGTTATTGGCAGCAGTAAGGCAGCAAGATGAATTGGTAACAAGGTAAGGCATATTGTTGAATGACTGAGCTAAGCTGCTGGCTAAAGATGCAAATGCAAGCCCTTTATCTTCTTCTTGTTCGTCGTCATTATGCACGAATTCTTCAGCACGGTGCTTGAGCGTCTCGAACATGAGTTCAGGCTCGTGCTGCATCGCCCGGAGAACGTCAGCACAAGACGGACCAGGAACAGCGCATGTCACAGCGAAGCTGTGTGGGCTATCGCTCTGTGACACGCGCAAAACACTGGGTCCGCCAAATAGGTTATGGAGGCCCCCGAGCGCCTCCTCATAAGCCCCACCCAAAAACATTCCCAGATAATATTTCCCACCATCACCACCACCATTACTTCCTAATTCATGGAGCGGCAAGCTTGACTCTCCTCCAATGAACTTATCAATCTTCCCATCACTATCACAGGTCAAGTCCGATAATATTCCTCGGACTCCAGGCCGTTCATCTAGCTTATGGATGGGAACAATTGGGAATAGTTGGTCAATTGCCCAAAAATCGGGAATTGAAGTGAAGATCGAAAGATTCACATGATATGTGCGGACAGGATCAGAAGCCCCAATAGCCTTCGACACGAAGTCACAAATACCATCTACGGCAGCAAGCTGTTCAATGTCCAAATTACCATCTTTGAACTGCTCCACACATCTCTGTTTCAACTGATCGGCATAAAGTACACACGTATCGTACTCTCCACGAATAGCAGCAGCAGATAAATTCCGATAATCAGCACGAGCATCATCATTAAGCTTCTCCACAAATGACTGGAGATCAACAGAAGATAACTCTTGTGAGCGTGTTGTAGTTGAAGAAACAGCCTCAAATATCAAAACAGAGTGATGAGATACAATTGCTCTCCCACTCTCGCTACAAATCACCGGATGTTTCACATTCTTCCGATCACAAACAAATCGAACAGCTTGAACAACTGTAGATGCATACTCCTGAAGGCCATATCCAACTGAACAATCGGAATCACACGATTTTGTACCATCATAGTCAATTCCAAGGCCACCACCACAATCAATGTATTTCATGCCAGCACCAAGGCGGACTAATTCACAGTAAATCTGAGCGGCCTCACCCACGCCATCAGCAAGCAAAGCCGTCGAAGGGATCTGAGATCCAATATGAAAATGCAGCAGCTGAAGACAATCCAACATTCCGGATTCTTCTAGCTTCTTCACCACACGAACGATCTGTGTTGTCGTAAGCCCAAACTTACCTTTCTCTCCTGAAGTGGATCCGAAATGGCCGGAATGTTTGGTCCTGAGCTTAGCCCGAAGCCCGATCAAAGGCCGGACAGCCATTTTTCTGCTGATGTCAATCACCAAATCAAGCTCCTCCTCTTGTTCAAGCACAATTACTGTATTCAACATGAGCTTCCTTGCAACCAAAGCAAGCGAAATGTAGTCAGCATCTTTGAACCCGTTGCATACAAGAAGACCCTCACGACTGCCCTTGCAGAGACAGCTCATAGCTAGGAGGAGCTCGGGTTTCGAGCCGGCTTCGAGACCGAATCGGAAACCCGACCCGAATTTGACAATATCTTCAACAACGAACCTGTCCTGATTGCATTTAACAGGATAAACACCTTGGTAGTGAGCCTCATAACCTTGTGACTGAACCGCATAATCAAAAGCCGATTGTAGAGACTCCAACCGGTTTTTCAGAATATCAGGGAACCGAACAACGAGCGGAAACTGCAACCCGAGTCCACCCGAATTTTTCGGGTCGGATGCTTTTTTCACGACCTTAAGGAGATCAATTTCCTGGTGAGGCAGAGTTTCCGTACCATGTGGCTTAACGGAGATATCACCGGAGGAATTAACGGTGAAATACGGAGCACCCCATCCGTCAATAGAATAAAGAGCGGATGAGTGCGCCGGAGACCAatgggtggtggtggtggtagtggcGGCGGTGTTTGTCGACAGAGGTACGCCGGAGGGAAAAATCTCCGGCGCGGGAAGAGAGCTATCCCAAAGGAAGGAATAGCCGGGAGGAGGAGAAACAGCAGCGTCTACACAACAACCTAAGGCAGGCATCTCTTCCCTAATCTGTTTGTTTCTTTTACGAAAGTAAAAAACAAAAGAATCAAAGAATAGAGAGAAAAAGGATTTTTTTATACAACAGAATTTTCACCAATGTTGTAATAACTGGGGGCTTTAGAACCCGCCGAGGCCGGAGCCCCGGCTACCCCCTCAAAAGAAGCAAAAAGAGAACTTAATCAAAAGACAACCACCTTCTAACACACCACTATACGAACCAAAAATCCCCACACTGACCTTTCAGAAGAAGCAAATTTTAATGTTCAAAACAAAATCGAATTACCGAATCGAAACCAAAACAAACCTAAGAGTCAAACAAACACAACACCATACAGATCTTAACCGAAATTGGCTGCCGGAAAAGAAGAAAGGATTTGGTCGGAAACCTAAACGGTTACCGGAAAATGAGACGGCTGATAGAGATGTATGGGAAAACAGTAAAACAACTGTGAAATGAGCGAGAATTGCATGGGAGGGTTCGTTTGCTTATATAGGGGGAAAATAGGAGGCCGGGCTATGGGTCTTGATTTTGGCCCGAATTAAATATCTGGGCTTTTTATTTCCTCTTTTTGTTACGAGATAGTAATGCAAAATACGTGATTATTTAGTGGGTTTAGAGATTCTTTCGCAGTGGAGTGGATAGACAAGGGCGAGTTGCCGCGTGGCATTTACCCGTGGGACCCGATTTTCAGTCTTTTTTTTCTAGAGTCTTTAGTTTCAACCGAGAAGATAAGATAACCACGTTAGGTATGTAAAATATCGGGAGAATTTGAGGAGATTACATATTGCTTACGAAAATGAAGGAAAGAGTTGAGAAGATTCGTCTGATCTGGATTTTGGAACAAACGGTTGTGATTATTCCACGTCATGAATCCAGAACTTCAGATTCCACTTGGGTGTGCTGGTTCTGTGTTTTTTCCGATTGTTTTTGTTTGGGGAAGGCATTAACTTTTCAAACATCCCCACAGAATTTTCATAATTTATACCAAGGACTcagtaaattaaataattttagtttGTACTTTTGAAATACCGCCGAAAGAGcatgatatttttttttttaaatccatttttttattttttttaaatctctCCCAAAATAGTAGTATCTATACACTTCCCCTCCAGCATGACTCGAACCTAGGACCTAATGGTCGTAAGTGGAGGTGTTTTTACCAACTGAACAACCCTCCCTTGTCAGAGCATGATATTTATGTTTTTACTTTTAGGGGTCTTTGGGTATAATGGTGTGATATCTCAGGATTAGGGGTGGTCCGGCGAAttttgtggcctaaagccaaactttaCGAGGGGCCTTAactttttcttaaattttttttttaaaaaaattatttgaagtctatttttcttgtttttttagTTGCAAAGTTAttagtaatttttgtatattCAATTTCTTCTAATAAATCtttctcaattgacaatataGCTAATCCATTTAACTCTtttgagacattgttgatcttagttaaaattttatcaattttaattttgaaaaacttctttCAACTGAAGAAACAGTAATAGGAGttattaacattattctataagcaatatagacatttgaaaaataatcaaatctttttatttgattgagtatatcaATTAAACTGTTATCTTCTAATTGTACAGTTTTCTTAACACTTttaattcataaaataaatttgacCCACCAATATCGGattgattattatgctttaagaaacattcaagattaagacaatattttttaaaattttcatcatctattgatCTAAACTTCCATTATCTAATGGTCTCAGTTTTTTAACGctaaatagaaaatcaaaaatatttcatACTGTTAGAATTGTTCAAATATATATTGAAGTAAAAAAAATAGCCTTGTCTACTATATATAAAAAGTAATCAACTCTGAAGGACTCTTCGAGAGATTTTGAGATTTCATTATCAACATTCTCATCATATTGTTTCTTCCTATATATCACACGTTTCTTACGAAATCCAGGTTCGATATTCATTTCAAATGCAATTTCCTTGGAAGAATTGATAACAGTTGCAAATCATTCTTCTTTATATTTGTTAAGAAAAAAATCACATTTTTTCTGTcgcgacccaaaccgataggccgtgacgagtgcccgagttctacctatcgaacactcATAAGcaacccaaaccgataggccgtgacgagtgcccgagttctacctatcgaacactcataagcattcgtctaagatataaacatgaaataagtgtagatcatgcataacgtctggaaataaactattaaaTCATATGAAGAACCTACGTGGGAAAACaggcccaaaagacatatatacatacatatatatactgtagggcgagccgacaaggccacatactatataactatacatgactgtttacagacctctaatagagtgtacaactgtataaagaaAGAGACTGGgacccgtcgtacccatatatatatatatatatatatatataaaaacacaccgtaccaaaactcaaagcagctccggatcaaatggagcacaccaactctcgatgatcaaggatcctaagaagggggaccatcggcctgtctacctgcacctgcgggcatgaaacgcagcgtccccaggcaaaaaggggcgtcggtacgaataatgtactgagtatgtaaagcattgaaatcagtacataaaagacatagatgaaacatggggtaaagaattccacaTGTGAGTCTacataactttgtgaatcctgaaacatttataatatcatacacgtgcgtgtaaatgtcgtatcatgcatatgtataggtgtacataacatcatcaagcctctgagggcatcctatcatatcatctcggccattgtgggcaaaatcatcaacatataccagccgatcaagtggtggtgcgtatataacgccttaaccttttcccatatcctatatacatataatatacgcgtatataacaccttatggtcatgggtcaatgtacatgtataaatgcatgaaatgcaatagaaatacgttaataagatttctcgaatatcataaaatcaatatgcctttcggacaaactttatcaaatacgtatttttctgagatccatgaacagaggatataataataattcacatggggaatcaagaatatagacacctctagtatttctatgaatagagtcatttatgaacgttgcgtattttgctcgtttcgtttgtatcatttggatcatgtcagaaagaagaagaaaaaaagggatagccttaacatacctcaagtcgtaaatgcaactcaacaacaagcttatgacaactagagcgccaaccctatagcaaagaaatacgtgtacaatttagatggcggtagtatattacgtatctcaaacgataactcgattctaaaataaaacgggcagcatttttcctgattttactgcttcctcaagcctactataggcgagatacaaacataatacaatcagcaactcaaaaccaacctaattacaatccgggaccttcaatacaataaAACcctcaaatataccataatacacccaatcaacaatttatcaattagcctgcaactacaacgacgaatgaccaacctactaccctataacatgtggcatttctccacgccatttttatccttccaaattccataaatcagcagcacaatagacagcccaaaagcaacataaaatagcccacaaaacagtccactacaattcaaataactcgaactcacagcttccgatcaccgtcccgtaaggtctaactattaggaaataaatttatcaactttttttgatattttaaagcttaaatacagaaattaaaaatttttattaactaataaatacattccaaaactcaaactacaaagaaaaagagaggtgatatagtgatacttacgtcgtagggttcgttctgatgttatcgcttctcgatttcgtacccgggatgctAGTATTATTTGtagctattagagagctcaaggaccgTTCTTTTATGGTGTCTCTGGTCAGATTCTAtgtaaaatgaagagagagagacgagttaaaacatatttatcaaacttttgaaaagtcaaaaggtgctagcttggcaccctctgattcgttcattttccaatacttatatctttttattcgAATATCGTATGAATAAACGGTTAAaagagttggaaactacattccaagaccttcaatttggtatataatatatcccaaaaagacctcatataacatacgaaatatatttctcaaaaagctctgttatatggcaaattcttagtcggtttttcacaactttaatccgattttcccCAAACTTTATGTGTTTTGTCCAACCATCaaatatagtcatattatgactttaaaattatttaaatcatgattaacaagtctcatattcattatacgtcaccttcggacgtacagggtgtaacaatcttcccctcttagaaacattcgtcctcgaatgttaaactcctagagatttatagaaattttggcagagtctcctctgtaatggtatcactaccaacctgtcagacagaaacccaacaatacaaagccacacaggtccacaatcatcaataacaccaatggtctcacacaaccaatgacaataactaacataagaatcaaataccatatacgtacctaaggtTGTGATATCTCAGTCCGATCCTCCTTCGGAAGCGGAAACAaatgaggatacctagacttcatgtcttcttcagctttccaagtcatctcctccacattattgttcctccaaagtactttaaccgaagatacgtctttagttctcaatctccgaacttgtctatctagtatagcaatgggagcttcctcatatgatagatgctctgtgacctgaatatCGTCAACTGGAACGACTCTAGAAATATCTCCAATACACttgcggagcatagacacgtgaaaaactggatgtactgactccaagttggaaggcaagtctaactcatatgctacctggcctactctgcgtatgatcttataaggtccaatgtatggagggctaagctttcctttcttaccaaatctcataatgcctttcatcggtgatacctttaggaatacccaatcatctacctgaaactccaagtctcatcgtcgattatctgcatatgacttctgacgactctgagctgctaatagcctttcccgtataagcttaatcttctcaactgcatgttgtaccaactctggtcctactaacttagtttccccaacctcgaaccatccgataggtgacctacacttttgtccgtaaagagcttcgtatggagccatctgaatgctggaatgataactattattatatgcgaactcaataagtggaagatgatcatcccagttactcctgaagtccatcacactagcccgtagcatatcctccagtgtctaaatagtacgctcagcctgaccgtctgtTTGGGGATGAAATATTATACTAAGACTTATTTGAGTCCCCagtcctttttggaaggaccttcagaaattagctgtaaattgagtacctctatctgagataatagatatagggacaccatgaagtcgtactatctccttaatgtaaatccttgcataatcctctgctgaatacgtagtcctgacagACAGAAAataggctgattttgtaagtctatcaataataacccatatagaattgaacttacgctgggtacgaggtaagcctatgatgaaatccatgttaatcacttcccatttccaagtcggaatctctatatccTGTAATAATCCACAGgttttctgatgctcaatcttaacctgctgacaatttgggcactgagtaacaaactctgctatatcctttttcattccgtcccaccagtatattcccctgatatcatgatacatcttcgtctcTCCTAGATGAATGGATtaatgagaatagtgagcttctcctataacctgctggcgcaaccctgctacattaggaacacataatcgacctcgatatctaaggactccatctcctgtaatctccaatggtgtcttctccttttgaggggttgtatctctgtagtgagctagcacaggatcttcatattggcattccttcacttcagttactagagaggatgttgtcgtgtcctgaatagtaactccggtaccaCCTGAATCTAATAATCGAACTCCAAGTTTAGCTAGTTGATGAATCTCATAAGTTTTctcactcttctctggctgtaaatatgataagctacccatagatctacgacggagggcgtcggctactacattcacctttcctggatggtataaaatatcaacatcatagtcttttagtagctccaaccatcgcctctgacgtaaattcaattcctttagcttgaatatatactgaaggcccttatggtccgtatagatatcaacatgaatgccatacaaatagtgcctccacatctttagtgcatgaatcaccgcggctaactatAAATCGTAggtggggtaattcttctcgtggtttcttagttgtctagaagcataagcgataaCCTTACTATGttgtatcaatacacaacccaatccaactcccgaagcgtcacaatagatagcataaccatcggtcccttctggaattgtcagaaccggtgctgaagtcaatctaTCCTTCAATGCCTgaaaactccgctcacaagcatcagtccactgacaattggttgccttctgagtcaactttgtcaatggtgctgaaagggaagaaaacccctctacaaatctcctgtaataacctgccaaactcaggaagctacgaacctctgtcggtgtcgtaggtctaggccaagtcttcactgactcaatcttctgtgtatcgACTCGGATACCCTCACCCgaaataatatgaccaaggaaggctatagaattcaaccagaattcacatttagagaactttgcatacaacttcctttcttatAGACCTCtaagcacagtacgcaaatgatctgcatgctcaacctctgaacgagaataaaccaaaatatcatctataaatacaatcacgaacagatctagaaagggtctgaacacacagttcatcaagtccataaatatcgctggggcattagtcaaaccaaatgacataacacgaaactcaaagtgtctgtatctggtcctgaatgctgtctttggaatatccttctctctaacccttacctgatagtaccccaacctcaagtctatctttgagaaacacctggcaccctgcaactgatcaaataaatcatcaatcctcgggagtgggtacctattcttgatcgtcgccttattaaactgtctgtaatcaatacacatccgcaagaaaccatctttctttctcacaaataacacaggtgctccccacggtgatgtactgggtctgataaagcctttttcaagcaaatccctcagttgttctttcaactctctcagctctgcaggtgccattctataaggaggaatagatatcggctgagtatctggtaatgtgtcaatagaaaactcaatctcccgctctggcggaaggcctggaagctcatcgggaaaaacatcgggaaactcattaaccaccgaaatagattgaagggtcggtgactctgctttcacatcctgtacccgaactaagtgataaatatagccctttctgatcatcttccttgccttgagataggaaataaacctacctatcggcgatgcagtattacctttccactctagaactggctcccctggaaacttgaaccgaaccatctttgatctacaatcaacgttagcataacaagaagccaatcaatccatacccattataacatcaaattctaccatatctagctcAATCAGGTCCGCTACTGTAGAACGACTAAGAACTCTTGCTATACAATAtctat is a window from the Nicotiana tomentosiformis chromosome 10, ASM39032v3, whole genome shotgun sequence genome containing:
- the LOC104089019 gene encoding arginine decarboxylase 1B, chloroplastic, which translates into the protein MPALGCCVDAAVSPPPGYSFLWDSSLPAPEIFPSGVPLSTNTAATTTTTTHWSPAHSSALYSIDGWGAPYFTVNSSGDISVKPHGTETLPHQEIDLLKVVKKASDPKNSGGLGLQFPLVVRFPDILKNRLESLQSAFDYAVQSQGYEAHYQGVYPVKCNQDRFVVEDIVKFGSGFRFGLEAGSKPELLLAMSCLCKGSREGLLVCNGFKDADYISLALVARKLMLNTVIVLEQEEELDLVIDISRKMAVRPLIGLRAKLRTKHSGHFGSTSGEKGKFGLTTTQIVRVVKKLEESGMLDCLQLLHFHIGSQIPSTALLADGVGEAAQIYCELVRLGAGMKYIDCGGGLGIDYDGTKSCDSDCSVGYGLQEYASTVVQAVRFVCDRKNVKHPVICSESGRAIVSHHSVLIFEAVSSTTTRSQELSSVDLQSFVEKLNDDARADYRNLSAAAIRGEYDTCVLYADQLKQRCVEQFKDGNLDIEQLAAVDGICDFVSKAIGASDPVRTYHVNLSIFTSIPDFWAIDQLFPIVPIHKLDERPGVRGILSDLTCDSDGKIDKFIGGESSLPLHELGSNGGGDGGKYYLGMFLGGAYEEALGGLHNLFGGPSVLRVSQSDSPHSFAVTCAVPGPSCADVLRAMQHEPELMFETLKHRAEEFVHNDDEQEEDKGLAFASLASSLAQSFNNMPYLVTNSSCCLTAANNGGYYYCNDENIVGVGAESAAAEEELWPYCVA